A genomic segment from Thermothielavioides terrestris NRRL 8126 chromosome 4, complete sequence encodes:
- a CDS encoding 60S ribosomal protein L43 — translation MSKRTKKVGISGKYGTRYGASLRKLVKKQEVSQHARYTCTFCGKNSVRRSAVGIWSCKSCKKTMAGGAYTVATPAAAAMRSTLRRLREITEV, via the exons ATGTCCAAGCGCACGAAGAAGGTCGGCATCTCCGGCAAG TATGGCACAAG ATACGGTGCCTCGCTCCGTAAGCTGGTCAAGA AGCAGGAAGTTTCGCAACACGCCAGGTACACTTGCA CATTCTGCGGCAAGA ACTCCGTCCGGAGGTCCGCTGTCGGCATCTGG TCGTGCAAATCGTGCAAGAAGACCATGGCTGGTGGCGCCTACACTGTCGC GacccctgctgctgctgctatgAGGTCAactctccgccgcctccgcgaGATCACCGAGGTGTAG